In Ruminococcus sp. HUN007, a genomic segment contains:
- a CDS encoding DUF1810 family protein: MQKPFESIKSGSKTIELRLNDEKCQQVSVGDFIEFSLTDDPAKKIQTRVTALHKYSSFKELFAAFPKEKFGYGPDENAAPEDMDAFYSKENQEKYGVLGIELRCTELQRFIDAHDGGYGFGDTYETALAEIKRGMKCSCWMWYVFPQIAGLGMSSTTAYFSIKDLTEARDYYDHPVLGERLREITSILLDIDENDPMVVFGDPDCYKLRSCMTLFKYVVPEDELFVKVLDKFCMGSEDTRTLDLI; the protein is encoded by the coding sequence ATTCAAAAACCGTTTGAAAGTATAAAATCAGGCAGCAAGACTATTGAACTTCGTCTGAACGATGAGAAATGTCAGCAGGTCAGCGTGGGAGATTTTATTGAGTTTTCTCTTACGGATGATCCGGCGAAAAAAATCCAGACCCGTGTTACCGCACTTCATAAATACAGTTCATTTAAAGAGCTGTTTGCTGCATTTCCAAAGGAGAAATTCGGATACGGACCCGATGAAAATGCTGCTCCTGAGGATATGGATGCATTTTATTCAAAGGAGAATCAGGAGAAATACGGCGTTCTTGGAATCGAGCTGAGATGCACCGAGCTTCAGCGATTTATCGATGCACATGATGGCGGATATGGTTTCGGCGACACGTATGAAACTGCACTTGCCGAAATAAAACGCGGTATGAAATGTTCCTGCTGGATGTGGTATGTGTTCCCGCAGATAGCCGGACTCGGAATGAGTTCCACAACTGCGTATTTTTCGATAAAGGATCTTACCGAAGCACGCGATTACTATGATCACCCGGTTCTCGGCGAACGTCTCCGTGAGATAACATCTATTCTCCTTGATATTGACGAGAACGACCCGATGGTGGTATTCGGCGATCCGGACTGCTACAAGCTTCGATCATGCATGACGCTGTTTAAATACGTTGTTCCGGAAGATGAGCTTTTCGTAAAAGTCCTCGATAAATTCTGTATGGGATCGGAAGATACGCGTACACTTGATCTGATATAA
- a CDS encoding response regulator: MYEVLIVEDDPMVAMINRQYVNENKKFHVAEVCRDGKSALEYLESHEIHLIILDVYMPRTDGLEFLKMIRGKNIPASVIMVTAANDGKTIEEAVRLGVVDYLVKPFFNDRFQQALEKFLAMKNTFHELSSFSQHHIDSLIGNSAVRESALLPKGIQDQTLDTIKMFLLNNSSSEFTGEEIADKVNLSRVTVRRYMNYLIEQGFISGKMNYETGGRPCMIYTLKKS, encoded by the coding sequence ATGTACGAAGTTCTGATAGTGGAAGATGATCCGATGGTCGCTATGATAAACAGACAGTACGTAAATGAGAATAAGAAATTTCATGTTGCTGAAGTGTGCAGAGACGGCAAGTCGGCTCTGGAATATCTGGAGAGCCATGAAATACATCTTATAATTCTTGACGTGTACATGCCGCGTACTGACGGACTGGAATTTCTGAAGATGATCAGAGGCAAAAACATACCTGCCTCAGTTATCATGGTCACAGCTGCAAATGACGGAAAAACGATTGAAGAAGCCGTTCGTCTAGGCGTGGTAGATTATCTTGTCAAACCATTTTTCAATGACCGTTTCCAGCAGGCACTGGAAAAATTTCTTGCTATGAAAAATACTTTTCATGAGCTTTCATCTTTTTCACAGCATCATATAGACAGCTTGATCGGTAATTCAGCAGTACGTGAATCAGCGTTGCTTCCGAAAGGCATTCAGGATCAGACTCTCGACACGATAAAAATGTTTCTGCTTAATAATTCATCTTCGGAATTTACCGGTGAAGAAATTGCTGATAAAGTAAATCTTTCAAGAGTAACGGTGCGAAGATATATGAACTATCTTATCGAGCAGGGGTTCATAAGCGGAAAAATGAATTATGAGACCGGCGGCCGGCCGTGCATGATCTACACTCTGAAGAAAAGTTAG
- a CDS encoding AAA-like domain-containing protein, with protein sequence MKEFNTTSACNPDEHYMVDIQDRIDEIRKLVDNKKYFTINRARQYGKTTTLSELYKVLQNDYLVLFLDFQGIDKDVFENGAVFSQALARLIIDLHEFEDVPVPEDILDVLEKLNDADVEKVKMDDLFRIFKRWIKNSDKPVVLIIDEVDSASNNQVFLDFLAQLRDGYTSRNIKGTLTFHSVILAGVHDIKHLQLNIRPEKEHKLNSPWNIATDFDIDMSLPEEGIMKMLDEYESDHKTGMNTAVIAKEIRKYTNGFPYFVSRICQIIDTKLVPKYFASLSEAWTVAGIDEAVRLILSEDNSFFESAMVKLEKTPELKDQLRNIILKGDTIAYLPDDEEQKQLRMYGFIYNNHNTVAVANRIFEMRLYVYFIGESRKNSDLRKSASDSRSIFIDENGWLNVPKIMEHFIRDHNIIHKDDNEKFLEEEGRERFLTYLAPIINGTGTYSVEEQTRDHRRMDVVIHYLGRRYVIELKIWHGDRYNEKGEKQICEYLDRFGLDTGYLLSFSFNSNKKPGVERLNINGKVIFEGIV encoded by the coding sequence ATGAAGGAGTTCAACACGACATCTGCCTGCAATCCTGATGAGCACTATATGGTTGACATTCAGGACAGAATAGATGAGATCAGAAAACTTGTTGATAACAAAAAGTATTTCACGATCAATCGTGCGAGACAGTACGGAAAAACGACTACTTTGTCAGAACTGTATAAGGTTCTGCAGAATGATTATCTCGTGTTGTTCCTGGATTTTCAGGGGATAGATAAGGATGTTTTTGAAAACGGAGCTGTTTTTTCGCAGGCGTTAGCCAGACTGATCATTGATTTACATGAATTTGAAGATGTTCCTGTTCCTGAAGATATACTGGATGTTCTTGAAAAACTGAACGATGCAGATGTGGAAAAAGTCAAGATGGATGATCTGTTCCGTATCTTCAAAAGATGGATTAAAAATTCCGACAAACCTGTTGTTCTGATTATCGATGAAGTTGACTCTGCATCAAACAATCAGGTCTTTCTTGATTTTCTTGCACAGCTCAGGGATGGGTATACCAGCCGTAATATCAAAGGCACGCTTACATTCCATTCAGTTATACTTGCCGGAGTGCATGATATAAAACATCTTCAGTTAAATATCAGACCGGAAAAAGAACATAAACTAAACAGTCCGTGGAATATCGCAACAGATTTTGATATTGACATGAGTCTTCCTGAAGAAGGCATCATGAAAATGCTGGATGAATATGAATCTGATCATAAAACCGGAATGAATACGGCAGTTATCGCAAAGGAAATAAGAAAATATACAAACGGATTCCCGTATTTTGTGAGCCGTATTTGTCAGATCATTGATACGAAACTTGTTCCGAAATATTTCGCTTCTCTTTCTGAGGCATGGACTGTTGCCGGTATAGATGAGGCAGTCCGTCTTATCCTTTCAGAGGACAATTCTTTCTTTGAGTCAGCAATGGTAAAACTTGAAAAAACTCCTGAACTTAAGGATCAGCTCAGAAATATCATACTTAAAGGCGATACTATTGCGTATCTTCCTGATGATGAGGAACAGAAACAGCTGCGCATGTACGGATTTATCTATAATAATCATAATACCGTTGCTGTTGCAAACAGAATCTTTGAAATGCGGTTGTATGTATATTTCATCGGCGAAAGCAGAAAGAATTCAGATCTTAGGAAAAGTGCTTCTGACTCCAGATCTATATTTATAGATGAAAACGGATGGCTGAATGTTCCGAAAATAATGGAGCATTTTATCAGAGATCATAACATCATTCATAAGGATGATAATGAGAAATTTCTTGAAGAAGAAGGCCGAGAACGGTTCTTAACATATCTTGCTCCGATTATCAACGGTACCGGAACATACAGCGTTGAGGAACAGACAAGAGATCATCGTCGTATGGATGTTGTGATCCACTATCTCGGAAGAAGATATGTGATCGAACTGAAAATCTGGCACGGAGACCGGTACAATGAAAAAGGAGAGAAACAGATATGTGAATATCTTGATCGTTTCGGACTTGATACAGGATATTTACTGAGTTTCAGTTTTAACAGTAATAAGAAACCGGGAGTTGAACGCCTTAATATTAACGGAAAGGTCATTTTTGAAGGAATTGTATAG
- a CDS encoding transposase, whose protein sequence is MSFVANDLRNEQISMFDSTLNLTERERRFLEKSWAKVFAEKVFPAIDETPYAVLYSEKLSRPNTPVNVLVGAIFIQQLTGQSDDEFLESLLFDIRYQYALHTTSFDEQPLSDRSLGRFRERLAMYEIETGIDLIQNTEKEITDVMALVMGIDHHLKRMDSMMISANVKKMSRLELLYTCVSNLVKEMKRSNAEVPLEYMHYADVDDRNKVVYHNRSESVDSKIVTILEDAKILMNLCDEDIEDSSAYKLLVRFLNEQTNIYPNGIRQLKDADDSSMDSSILQNPADPEATFRHKAGKNHIGYAANLVESSNENGDTLVTDFQFEANNYSDKKFINDAMERMNSQPEDDRTVIVADGAYTADEALAKSKKH, encoded by the coding sequence ATGTCATTCGTAGCAAACGATTTAAGGAATGAACAAATATCAATGTTCGATTCCACGCTGAATTTAACAGAAAGAGAACGCAGATTTTTAGAAAAATCATGGGCAAAAGTATTTGCTGAAAAAGTATTTCCTGCAATAGATGAAACACCGTATGCGGTTCTTTACAGCGAAAAATTATCGCGTCCAAATACTCCGGTAAACGTTCTCGTAGGCGCAATATTCATTCAGCAGCTAACAGGACAGTCCGATGATGAATTTCTTGAATCATTGCTGTTTGACATAAGATATCAGTATGCACTTCACACAACATCATTTGATGAACAGCCCCTTAGTGACAGAAGTCTTGGAAGATTTCGTGAAAGATTAGCAATGTATGAAATTGAAACAGGAATAGATCTCATACAAAATACGGAAAAAGAAATAACAGATGTTATGGCGCTTGTTATGGGAATAGATCATCATCTTAAACGTATGGATAGCATGATGATATCTGCAAATGTGAAGAAAATGTCGCGTCTCGAACTGCTTTATACATGTGTTTCAAACCTTGTAAAAGAGATGAAACGCAGTAATGCAGAAGTGCCTTTGGAATACATGCATTATGCTGATGTAGATGACAGAAATAAAGTAGTATATCATAATCGTAGTGAATCTGTTGATAGCAAGATTGTAACTATTCTTGAAGATGCAAAAATTCTGATGAACCTGTGTGATGAAGATATTGAAGACAGCAGTGCATATAAATTGCTGGTACGCTTTCTCAATGAGCAGACTAACATATATCCTAACGGAATCCGTCAGCTTAAAGATGCAGACGATTCAAGTATGGATTCTTCAATACTTCAGAATCCTGCGGATCCGGAAGCAACATTTCGCCATAAAGCAGGTAAAAATCATATAGGATACGCTGCAAATTTAGTAGAATCATCAAATGAAAACGGTGATACGCTTGTAACTGATTTTCAGTTTGAAGCAAACAATTACAGTGATAAGAAATTCATCAATGATGCAATGGAAAGAATGAATTCTCAGCCGGAAGACGACCGCACAGTAATAGTAGCTGACGGTGCATATACAGCTGATGAAGCATTAGCAAAATCAAAAAAACATTGA
- a CDS encoding DUF2828 family protein gives MLELLKNESTVKNTFNGAKTYSTSNSECLDLFFRAGAMRNASSEDIAAAVRRAYAEDPVRTMKIIFFARDIRGGLGERRFFREAVKLLAKEVPDAVLRNAEYFCEYGRYDDLCALLGTPCEQKAVEIIKRQLSADCKSMSEDGQVSLLAKWLPSVNASSKETRENGRRIAKLLGMSESEYRKTLSKLRKNSDIIENRLRTADYTFDYSKQSSGAMFKYRKAFIRNDGERYTNFLQAVEHGTVTMHADTLYPYDVVRKCLTNYDMDHKERWMLDLTWKNLPSYANSEENAIAVIDGSGSMTCARNSVRPIDAALSLGIYFAEHNKGAFANHFITFSMHPQLVEVTGQDITEKVRYCQSYNEVANTDLEAVFRLILGTAVKNNVPCEEIPSKMFIISDMEFDGCIKGGNDQTLYDTMRQMYENAGYKLPQVVFWNVNSMQTNFPVKLGTNGTALVSGFSPSLFDLMMGGEITPELVMDRAIMCERYAKVG, from the coding sequence ATGTTAGAATTATTAAAGAACGAATCAACTGTCAAAAACACATTCAACGGCGCTAAGACATATTCGACAAGTAATTCGGAATGTCTCGATTTGTTCTTCCGTGCAGGCGCTATGAGAAATGCCTCTTCTGAGGATATCGCCGCAGCAGTACGCCGTGCATATGCGGAAGATCCGGTACGTACAATGAAGATTATCTTCTTTGCACGTGATATCCGCGGTGGCCTTGGCGAAAGAAGATTCTTCCGTGAGGCTGTTAAGCTTCTTGCAAAAGAAGTTCCGGATGCAGTTCTTCGTAATGCGGAATATTTCTGCGAATACGGAAGATACGACGACCTCTGCGCTCTTCTTGGAACACCATGCGAGCAGAAAGCAGTGGAGATAATAAAGAGACAGCTTTCTGCTGACTGTAAGTCCATGTCAGAAGACGGACAGGTTTCGCTTCTTGCAAAGTGGCTTCCGTCAGTAAACGCCTCATCAAAGGAGACACGCGAAAACGGCCGCCGCATCGCAAAGCTTCTCGGCATGTCCGAGAGCGAATACCGTAAGACTCTCTCGAAACTCCGTAAGAACTCGGATATTATCGAGAACCGTCTCCGTACTGCAGACTACACCTTCGACTACAGCAAGCAGTCATCCGGTGCGATGTTCAAGTACCGAAAAGCATTCATTCGTAACGACGGGGAAAGATACACCAATTTCCTGCAGGCAGTAGAGCATGGCACCGTAACGATGCATGCAGATACGCTCTATCCGTATGATGTAGTACGTAAGTGTCTTACGAACTACGATATGGATCACAAGGAACGCTGGATGCTCGATCTCACGTGGAAGAACCTCCCTTCATATGCCAACAGCGAAGAAAATGCCATTGCCGTGATCGACGGATCCGGCTCAATGACATGTGCAAGAAACAGTGTTCGTCCGATAGACGCAGCACTGTCACTCGGCATATATTTTGCAGAGCACAACAAAGGGGCATTTGCAAATCACTTCATAACATTTTCGATGCATCCGCAGCTTGTTGAGGTAACAGGTCAGGACATCACGGAAAAAGTTCGTTACTGCCAGTCGTATAACGAGGTAGCAAATACCGACCTCGAAGCGGTGTTCCGTCTCATCCTTGGCACAGCTGTGAAGAACAATGTTCCTTGCGAGGAAATACCTTCGAAAATGTTCATCATTTCCGATATGGAATTCGACGGATGTATCAAAGGAGGCAACGACCAGACACTCTACGACACAATGCGTCAGATGTACGAGAATGCCGGCTACAAGCTTCCGCAGGTAGTTTTCTGGAATGTAAACAGCATGCAGACAAACTTCCCTGTGAAGCTGGGGACAAACGGTACCGCCCTGGTATCCGGCTTCTCACCGTCACTCTTCGACCTCATGATGGGCGGAGAAATAACTCCGGAACTCGTCATGGACAGAGCGATAATGTGCGAACGATATGCGAAGGTTGGCTAA
- a CDS encoding sensor histidine kinase — MRKTGNIRSRFIKTMSVLVAVSTLCITLISIAVNVRIDIMRIDENLENMAQTIAQSRFMTEDEGNESDLYSMTDYLDSLKKSLLSIDVISVIDSDNIRRYHSNPELIGTAYDGTIPDFSSSGRLYVTSDTGPSGPQRRAYAAVYDEDGNYKGFVLAVMLTDNIRHRIITIILIHLLSAVFLIILSVILSRRLADNIKNQLQGYEPDKFSAMYSLRNNILESLEEGIIEFDKEGTVVYMNKAAEKMFDIPENQQSSLLSDITQDLPVSSVLEGEKLNSISVCSSNGADILADLFPLSKNSEVYGGLCILRDRTEFTKLMEDLSGVRYLVESMRANNHDFTNKLHVILGLIHMGENKKACEYISGITSIQQNIIHNIMKNIEDPSVAALLIGKYARASELDIQFSLEPGSHLSRKDISLPSGDLVTVIGNLIENAMDSMNLKDEPPKELSVGIFTDSGTLIINTDDTGEGISEEDIGKIYENGYTTKGSGHGTGLYQVRSIVNKYGGTINVDSEKNTGTSFSVVLKSKGA; from the coding sequence ATGAGAAAAACGGGAAACATCCGAAGCAGGTTTATAAAAACCATGAGTGTTCTGGTTGCGGTGTCAACACTTTGTATAACGCTGATAAGCATTGCTGTAAATGTAAGAATAGATATAATGAGAATCGATGAAAACCTTGAGAATATGGCTCAGACTATTGCTCAGTCGCGTTTTATGACAGAAGATGAAGGTAATGAGTCTGATTTGTATTCCATGACCGATTATCTTGACAGTCTGAAAAAATCACTTTTAAGTATAGATGTCATATCTGTTATTGATTCGGATAATATAAGAAGATATCATTCAAATCCTGAACTTATAGGAACTGCATACGACGGCACGATTCCGGATTTTTCATCGTCAGGCCGTCTGTATGTAACCTCTGATACCGGACCGTCAGGACCACAGAGACGTGCGTATGCCGCTGTTTATGATGAAGACGGCAATTATAAAGGCTTTGTTCTGGCTGTCATGCTCACTGATAATATCAGGCACCGTATAATTACGATCATACTCATTCATCTGCTTTCAGCTGTATTTCTTATTATACTTTCCGTTATTCTCTCACGCAGACTTGCAGATAACATAAAAAATCAGCTTCAGGGCTATGAGCCGGATAAATTCTCAGCTATGTATTCACTCAGAAACAATATCCTTGAATCACTCGAAGAAGGAATTATTGAATTTGATAAAGAGGGAACAGTTGTCTATATGAATAAGGCTGCAGAAAAAATGTTTGACATACCGGAAAATCAGCAGAGCAGTTTATTATCAGATATCACGCAGGATCTGCCTGTTTCATCTGTTCTTGAAGGTGAAAAACTCAACAGTATATCAGTATGCAGCTCAAACGGAGCGGATATACTTGCAGATTTGTTTCCGCTTTCCAAGAATTCTGAAGTATACGGAGGACTGTGTATTCTCAGAGACAGGACGGAATTTACCAAGCTTATGGAGGATCTTTCCGGCGTCCGGTATCTTGTTGAATCTATGAGGGCGAATAATCATGATTTCACCAATAAACTGCACGTGATCCTCGGACTTATCCATATGGGTGAAAATAAAAAAGCATGTGAGTATATTTCCGGTATAACATCTATTCAGCAGAATATTATTCATAATATAATGAAAAATATTGAAGATCCGTCAGTGGCGGCACTTCTGATTGGAAAATATGCCAGAGCTTCTGAACTGGATATACAGTTCAGTCTTGAACCGGGAAGTCATCTGTCAAGAAAAGATATATCGCTTCCGTCAGGAGATCTTGTAACTGTTATCGGTAATCTTATTGAAAATGCTATGGATTCCATGAACCTGAAAGACGAACCGCCGAAAGAACTGTCAGTAGGTATTTTTACTGATTCAGGAACTCTTATAATAAATACGGATGATACTGGTGAAGGAATATCAGAAGAGGATATCGGTAAGATATATGAAAACGGATATACTACTAAAGGCAGCGGACATGGTACAGGTTTGTATCAGGTCCGAAGTATTGTGAATAAATACGGCGGAACTATAAATGTGGATTCGGAAAAGAATACAGGTACGTCTTTTTCTGTTGTACTGAAAAGTAAGGGGGCTTGA
- a CDS encoding DUF3592 domain-containing protein — MKMKYNPEEEYFPITYENFDLNRAKANIIYAVLALIGLVTAAVFMILEFDKRITGTAVGFGFMMLGIFTIKITVSDYPEERLESTGLFILGALTLLVSLFTLIVDKLNIFPGEEYELFKDKLISFAFLTGGAYGLIYEKIVAYLKKNRCTECVAATCIDTVATGAKTKDTMYIHVWEYTTNGFTYTNPENRRYFAKKNRIGDIRDIYVNPDDPEDIYVNRFHRRNIVYVLFVIVGVILTARFFVGI, encoded by the coding sequence ATGAAAATGAAATACAATCCGGAAGAAGAATATTTTCCGATTACATACGAGAATTTTGACTTGAATCGGGCGAAGGCAAATATCATATATGCCGTACTGGCGCTTATAGGTCTGGTTACTGCTGCAGTTTTTATGATTCTGGAATTTGACAAACGCATTACAGGTACAGCAGTTGGTTTCGGTTTTATGATGTTAGGCATTTTTACGATAAAGATCACTGTCTCTGATTATCCTGAAGAACGTTTAGAGAGCACTGGTTTGTTCATTCTAGGTGCATTGACTCTGCTTGTCAGTCTGTTCACCTTGATTGTGGACAAACTCAATATCTTTCCGGGTGAAGAGTATGAACTTTTTAAAGACAAATTAATTTCGTTTGCTTTTCTTACAGGCGGTGCATATGGACTCATTTATGAAAAGATTGTTGCATATCTGAAAAAGAATCGCTGTACGGAATGCGTTGCAGCTACATGCATAGATACTGTTGCTACTGGTGCAAAGACCAAAGATACTATGTATATTCATGTATGGGAGTACACCACCAACGGATTTACTTACACTAATCCTGAAAACAGACGATATTTTGCAAAGAAGAATCGTATTGGAGATATCCGTGATATCTACGTAAATCCGGATGATCCGGAGGATATTTATGTAAATAGATTTCACAGAAGAAATATCGTCTACGTATTATTCGTGATTGTGGGAGTGATTCTGACAGCGCGTTTTTTTGTTGGGATATAA
- a CDS encoding ADP-ribosylglycohydrolase family protein, with protein MGNIDKFRGCLIGGAAGDALGYAVEFKREDEIFSEYGKEGITEYDLILDDDVAEISDDTQMTLFTAEGMLLAGNKGVYPDYISSIREMYQYWYQTQKEIYPVQGIQHHSHLMRVPELFHRRCPGMTCMTEIEAGANGTVETPINDSKGCGGVMRVAPIGLFFADTDTSYEESDMLAAEVAALTHGHDLGFIPAAALAHIIRAVTESDVPLKTAINDSITAMEKLFPTAQHIADFSVIMRKAVQLAETEKDTLTAIQQEQSAEISSEHTSATMLFLRNTRSV; from the coding sequence ATGGGCAATATTGATAAATTCCGTGGCTGTCTCATAGGTGGGGCAGCCGGAGATGCACTGGGATATGCAGTCGAATTCAAACGTGAAGATGAGATTTTCTCCGAGTACGGCAAGGAGGGCATCACAGAGTATGATCTGATATTGGACGATGATGTCGCCGAAATATCGGATGATACACAGATGACCCTGTTTACTGCGGAAGGTATGCTGCTTGCAGGAAACAAAGGCGTATATCCTGATTACATAAGTAGTATCAGGGAGATGTATCAGTATTGGTATCAGACACAGAAAGAAATATACCCTGTGCAGGGTATACAGCATCATTCACACTTGATGCGTGTACCGGAATTGTTCCATAGAAGATGCCCTGGAATGACCTGCATGACAGAGATCGAGGCAGGTGCAAACGGCACAGTGGAAACTCCGATCAACGACAGCAAAGGCTGCGGTGGAGTCATGCGTGTTGCACCGATAGGACTGTTTTTCGCTGATACTGATACTTCTTACGAAGAATCGGATATGCTTGCCGCAGAAGTAGCAGCACTGACGCACGGTCATGATCTTGGCTTTATTCCCGCCGCTGCATTGGCACATATCATCAGAGCAGTTACAGAAAGCGATGTACCGCTAAAAACTGCCATAAATGATTCTATCACAGCGATGGAAAAGCTGTTTCCGACAGCGCAGCATATAGCTGACTTTTCGGTGATCATGCGGAAAGCTGTTCAGCTTGCGGAAACAGAAAAGGACACACTTACAGCGATTCAACAGGAGCAGTCTGCGGAAATATCCTCGGAGCATACATCGGCTACAATGCTATTCCTCAGAAACACAAGGAGCGTCTAG
- a CDS encoding transposase, producing the protein MSFVANDLRNEQISMFDSTLNLTERERRFLEKSWAKVFAEKVFPAIDETPYAVLYSEKLSRPNTPVNVLVGAIFIQQLTGQSDDEFLESLLFDIRYQYALHTTSFDEQPLSDRSLGRFRERLAMYEIETGIDLIQNTEKEITDVMALVMGIDHHLKRMDSMMISANVKKMSRLELLYTCVSNLVKEMKRSNAEVPLEYMHYADVDDRNKVVYHNRSESVDSKIVTILEDAKILMNLCDEDIEDSSAYKLLVRFLNEQTNIYPNGIRQLKDADDSSMDSSILQNPADPEATFRHKAGKNHIGYAANLVESSNENGDTLVTDFQFEANNYSDKKFINDAMERMNSQPEDDRTVIVADGAYTADEALAKSKNIEIVNTNLTGKETPDINADFEFSEDGTQILKCPGGHEPISCSYNKKTGQCVASFDKEKCENCPHFNECKPNLRVKVCKKTVSLKSKNRAQQQRKRSTKEFSDLTKFRNGVESLPSILRRKYHVDKIPARGMIRKKLFFGAKVTAMNIQKFCKFMQGSACRAQNAVIA; encoded by the coding sequence ATGTCATTCGTAGCAAACGATTTAAGGAATGAACAAATATCAATGTTCGATTCCACGCTGAATTTAACAGAAAGAGAACGCAGATTTTTAGAAAAATCATGGGCAAAAGTATTTGCTGAAAAAGTATTTCCTGCAATAGATGAAACACCGTATGCGGTTCTTTACAGCGAAAAATTATCGCGTCCAAATACTCCGGTAAACGTTCTCGTAGGCGCAATATTCATTCAGCAGCTAACAGGACAGTCCGATGATGAATTTCTTGAATCATTGCTGTTTGACATAAGATATCAGTATGCACTTCACACAACATCATTTGATGAACAGCCCCTTAGTGACAGAAGTCTTGGAAGATTTCGTGAAAGATTAGCAATGTATGAAATTGAAACAGGAATAGATCTCATACAAAATACGGAAAAAGAAATAACAGATGTTATGGCGCTTGTTATGGGAATAGATCATCATCTTAAACGTATGGATAGCATGATGATATCTGCAAATGTGAAGAAAATGTCGCGTCTCGAACTGCTTTATACATGTGTTTCAAACCTTGTAAAAGAGATGAAACGCAGTAATGCAGAAGTGCCTTTGGAATACATGCATTATGCTGATGTAGATGACAGAAATAAAGTAGTATATCATAATCGTAGTGAATCTGTTGATAGCAAGATTGTAACTATTCTTGAAGATGCAAAAATTCTGATGAACCTGTGTGATGAAGATATTGAAGACAGCAGTGCATATAAATTGCTGGTACGCTTTCTCAATGAGCAGACTAACATATATCCTAACGGAATCCGTCAGCTTAAAGATGCAGACGATTCAAGTATGGATTCTTCAATACTTCAGAATCCTGCGGATCCGGAAGCAACATTTCGCCATAAAGCAGGTAAAAATCATATAGGATACGCTGCAAATTTAGTAGAATCATCAAATGAAAACGGTGATACGCTTGTAACTGATTTTCAGTTTGAAGCAAACAATTACAGTGATAAGAAATTCATCAATGATGCAATGGAAAGAATGAATTCTCAGCCGGAAGACGACCGCACAGTAATAGTAGCTGACGGTGCATATACAGCTGATGAAGCATTAGCAAAATCAAAAAACATTGAAATTGTAAACACTAATCTTACTGGTAAAGAAACACCAGATATCAATGCTGATTTTGAATTCAGTGAAGACGGAACACAGATCTTAAAGTGTCCCGGAGGACATGAACCAATAAGCTGCAGCTACAATAAAAAGACAGGGCAGTGTGTAGCATCCTTCGATAAAGAAAAGTGCGAAAACTGTCCACACTTTAATGAATGTAAACCTAACTTGAGAGTAAAGGTTTGTAAGAAAACAGTCTCATTAAAAAGTAAAAACAGAGCTCAGCAACAGAGAAAACGTTCTACAAAAGAATTTAGTGACTTAACTAAATTCCGAAATGGTGTTGAATCACTTCCATCCATTCTTCGAAGAAAATATCATGTTGACAAAATACCGGCAAGAGGTATGATTCGAAAGAAACTATTCTTTGGAGCTAAAGTAACTGCTATGAACATCCAGAAGTTTTGCAAATTCATGCAAGGCTCGGCATGCCGCGCCCAAAATGCGGTAATAGCCTGA